The genomic segment TGAATTCCTTCTCCAGCTTCTCCAGGAGGTGCAAGACCCACACTGGATCGGGATCTTGGGACggtttatttgaaaatgatgCTTTTAAAACTGTTGGAGGTGTTGTTGAGCTGAAGTTGGAGCTATTGTTGGCTGAGCTTTTGTCAGATGATGAGGGGTTCCCTTCTTTTGGACTTTCCAGAATTGAAGGGACTTGAATTTGCTCCTCACTGTGAAAaggttgttcttttaaaaatacCTCCTTAATTTCCGAGGTTTGTGGTTCTATTCCATCCCCTAAACCCTTCTCCACAGCCTCATCCTCATGTGATGACACTTTGGGGAGTGTTTCATCTCCTCCTTGATGGTCATGGTCCTTCCCTGAGCCACCAGAGCCACTGCTCATGCCTACCCCTGATGAAGACCTTGGTGGGGTCCCTTGTTCTGTGCCAGTGTCCTTGGTCTCAATGTCCTTAGGTTCAGTGAGCCAAAGGGATTGAAGAATGGCTATAATGTCCCCATACTGCCGGTTtctgtcttcatttttgttgcaaCCTTGACCCCCCACGGGCTCAATGAGCTGAAGTTGGGCCAAACAGTCAAGGAGGCCCTTGGCTGATGTGCTTAGTCTGCGGCCATAAACTGGAGACACCTATAGAGCACAACAATTTCTGAAAATTCAGAACATTTCTTGCATTTCTCTGTTACACAAACATAACTATCCATTACTTACTCAAAACAAAGCAATGTTTAGTATTATTTAGCATACTATACCTCAGGCAAGCTTCTACATCGTCCCAGAGAGGAGCTGAGAAGAACCTTCATCACTGCAGCTGAAGAACGCCAGTTCTTAGGCAATGCCTTTCCACTAATAAACGGAGAGCTGGGCTGGGGAGAAGCTTCTATTGCCCCAATACCTGCAGTCAGATCTGGATTTTTTCCTTCATCTATTGCtgcacattcttcttctttcttgtcATCCCCAACGTTCTCTGTCTTGTCTAATTTATCCGTCTGAGTGTGTTCCTCATTTGAATCTGTTACTTCCGCTTCAGCTTTAGCCATCAATTCTTTGCCAGGCCCATCCTCAGTGAGCTCATCTAGGGCGATAATATTGCTGTTGGAAGGAATGCTACGCAACCAATCACTGACAACTTCACTGGGCGAAGCGTTGGGCAGACATGCAGGGGTCACTTCTGTCCCTTCACCCTGATCCTTCTGGTTCCTATTTATCTGATGCCTCCTGATTTTCTCAACATGCTGTTCGCTGCTGGCTTTGCTTGCCTTTCTAGACTGGTGACAATGTTGACGCATGGCCTTAGTGTCCATGAGAATATCAGCAGCAGACATGGTACTTTCACCACATGTCTCTTTACTGCACCGTCTGGAGTTGCGTTGCCTTGAGGACCTGACTGACATCACTTTCTTTGAAGAACTGGATGTTTTGCCAGACTGGACACTGCCACTGTCAGTCGCTTTGACAATACCATCTCCTTTTAAGCCATTCACTTTTGCATCAGCTGCCAAGTCACTCATGAGGGAACAGAGTCCACTGCAGTGTCCACCAGCTGCCTTGTTGGTGAGgctattctgtttttcttcggCTCTACTTGCTGATTTTTTGGAGCCATTGTTGTCAGGATCAACATTTTTCACATCTCCATCAGATTGTTGAGATAGCTTAGAATTTTTAACATTGGCACCAGCTGATGACAGGGAAGATGAGGTCCTGTTGTCATTGATGCTTTTAATGTTACAGCTTGAGGCTGGGCTGGCACAAATATAGTTCTTAGGGTGGTTGTCAACATCCCCATCAGATCCAGGTGCTTCAATAGTAGGGACATCGCCTGCTTTCGGACTTTCTTTGACTTTGGACTGATGAGACAATATTGACTGGACATTTGGAGTTGCTGTTCTCAGTCTATCCTTGTTGTGATTGTCATTACGCAATGACAAGCAAGATTTGTAGCTGTCTGCGTCACACATTTCATGCTCATCGGGCAGCCCAAGAGAGATGGACCCAGATGAGTTTTGACTTAGTTGTTCTGTGCCTCTTGAGCCCTCTATGTCATTTAGTTCCATTTTGTCTCCATCTTTCTTTGCTTCATTTTCCTCtcccaccttttttttctttccctcttCAAGTGTCAAAGCTACAACACATTGGCATTTATAACTTCCAGATTTAGAAGAAGTTACTGAGTGAACTGAGAAGGCACTCTGACCACTTACCTCACTAGAAATGCTGGGCGATGCAGCCCTAGCTTGCTGGAAATAGGCCTGGGATGAGCTTATTCCAGTGGGTGACAACATTTGACCGTAAGCGTGACCAGAGGTTTTACTTTGGGCATTTCTTTCTTCCACCTCTTCACCTACAACAGAAtcattgccatttttttgtgttgtctcTGTTGCCTCACTAACCTTATCAACCCTTTCTGGGGTTTTAATGGTGACTAACTTTGGTCTTTGGGATGCTGATGTTAGATGCTTGGTATAAACTGACTTCTGAGAGGCACAGGAGCCCAATGAAGAGTTTGACTTCATAGAGATGGCACTGGCCACCTGCTCTTTAGCATCATTTGACTTATTTCCATTCCCCTCAATAGAGGAAACATTGGCTTCCTTTAGATTGGGAGATCCTGCGGTGCAAGTTGTCTGACAAGAGGTTGTTGAGTTTGCAGACAAAGCACTGGTTGCCCTTTCTTCGGCTGTATTACAGTCTGGTATGTTGTCTCCAATTTTTTGATTTTCAAGACACATGTCTGTTTCTTCCTTTTCATTTGGTTGTACCGCTTTTGGCTCATCTATTGCATATTGACTATTTGTGGACTTGTGGCAAGATATTTTGGACTTTCCTGATATATTTGACTTTGATGATTCAGTTGAGAGGACACTGTTGGGTCTGTCTTCCTTGCCAGACTTGATAGAAACATTTGAATTTCCAGAAAGACAACTATGAGATCTACTGTTTGTGTTTTCCAAGGCTGTATTGTCAGCTGGAGAGTTCATCCTGATACCTGAGACAGTCTTAGGTGAAATACAAGGTTTTGCTTCTCTTTTGTCACAAGTGCCTCCCTCTGCTTCCTCTGTTGTTGTGATGTTAGATCTTTTAACTGTGCCACTGAAGTTGGACTTGTTGGACTGTCCTGACACAGCACTGGAGCTTCTCTCTATCTTGTTTGCAGTTATGGCACCAGTAGACACAGATTTCTGTGATGTGTTGGACTTGTGGGTTATAGCCGCGGTGGCTCTTTCTTGTTCCTTTTTTGTTGGCTCAGGACTGGACATTCTGGAAATGGCACTGGATGCTTTACTTTCCAGGACATCTGGTATGACAGATCCatgtgctgtgagatttgttTTGTTGGATTGTGTAGACAAAGCATCATCGTTCGTACAGTAATTGTCATTCTCTTGGTTTTCGAGAGATGAAGTCAGGTTTGACGGAGCTTGAGGAGTACGACATGATTTCTGTGAAACTCTACTACTGCTATTGGAGGTGACGACCCATTTGTAGCCCCCACAATTAGGACATACACTCGACATCCCAGACTGGCCAGAGGTGCCagataaagcttcaacaatgctCTGTATCTGTTCACTCTCATTTGTTTGGTTCACAACTTTGGTGGCCCTATAAGAGGCTCTACGTACATTGGAGCTGAATCTATGAGTTTGATCTAGCTCAGCTGCTTCGCTTGCTATGTGAGGGGTGGCAGCTCCACATAGACAAGAGGAGACTGGAGATGCTGTTCCACTTCCTTTATCGTCCTGGTCCTCTAGCTTGTCCAGCTCAGTTGAGTGGCTGACTGGCTGATTAGCGTTCAAGTGACCATTCAGAGATGGCTTAGTTCTATGGGAGCACTCTGAAGCTCTCGGTGGTAGGTCATCATCAACATCTTGGTCTTCTTTGAATGACTGTAGTACATGTGAGGAGCTGGTGACTCGAGACAGTGGGTGATCTACCTCTTCCTCCATCGGCTCATCTACAACTGACCTCTCGCTAAGAGATCTCACATTGCCATCCAGGGTGACCACTTCACTCCGACTGGAGCACCTGCTCATCATACACACCTCGTTAGTGTCTTCATTCGGTCCCATCTCTACTCTTCGCTCTACCTGTTCCATCACACATGTTTCCTCTTGGACAAACTGGCTCTGCTCTGAATTCGAAACTCTTCCACAGTTGGAGAATTTTGCTTGGCAACGCACTACTCTCATCGAGTTACAAGATGAGGACGAGCAAGAGGAATGTGACTGTCTGATTGTAGCGTGAGTGTGGCTAGATATATATGGGGGTGGGATGGGTGGGTGCTTATGGCTTTTTATTGGGGTTTCCCAGAGGTTGTACTGCTGTCCTTGCATCTGGTAACAACAGGGGCACTGGCTTACATCCAATGCATGATGGAGCGATTGATTGGAATAGTTCATATAATCTCGGTCAAATGTTGCACAATCAGAGCAGCTTTCTGATTGGTCATTTTGTAAGTAAGGGTGGTGGGGATGGGTTGGAGGGCAGCAGTCACTTGTCAGAGAGGGCGATTTTCCAATCTGCGTGGACCACTGCAAGGTCTCATCATTGCGGAGGCGAAAACGCACTTTCATTTCCACGGAAAGACTGCCATCCTTGTTGACGAGGACACGCTTTTCAATGTCATCATTCAATATAGCTGGTCTCTGCGGCAAGTGTGCTCTTACACCATTGCCAAAGGACTTCTCTGAGGACAATGAAAATCGAGTGGATCGGGTTGATGAATCAGACCGAGGGTGGATGATGCTCTTTTTTGTTTCCAGACCAAAGTTAACTGAAAGCAGAGAGTGAAAAATCAAACAGTAATTAGTGCTGTGTTTTAAATTCATGTGTCTGCATATGTATGTAAATAACTGATAGCCTACCACTTTTCTTGCTTTCTTGTCCTTCACTGAACTCACTGGCTCTGGACTGAGCTCCATAAGGGGATGATCTTGCTTCTTGAATACCAGGGGATCGAGCCCCATTTCCAGGAGTCCTGGGACCAAGACCAGGGGACCTGCTGCTCAAAACAGGCAGTTTTTCCTCTGAGCTCTTACTCAGGAACTTCAACAGCAACGGACTGAGGGCCTCTCTGCCGACACACACCAAAACTCCAGGGCAGGTCATCAGACTTTGAACACTGTCAACCTAGGGACAATTTTACAGCGTTTAGTCGTCTCCAAAATTTAACTGAGGTAAGACAAAATCTGAACTATGAATACCATTGCCAAGGAGGTTTTGTTTACAGTGTCTGTTTGTCAGTATGCACAGTTATACACGTGCGGATTCTGGATTCATTCACCTTTGTTAATGctgtaaaactttttttaaaaattgctcaGTGTATAATGCATGAAGCttaatgaatataaaaaaaaaatctctcataTTCAGGAGGTGGGTTTTCATAGATCTAAGTAGTGACTACTATTGAAATATAGAAGTAGACCTCTCACCTTGCGTCCATCTGCAGTATAAATTTTTCGGACATGGAACTGCATCACCTCAGACACCTCTTCAAGAAAGGCCCTCATGCTTCTGATTGACCTCCTGCTCAGTACCAAATTTCTCCGCATCCCTGGATCTGTGTTTTTAATCAGAAGGATCTGTCGATGCCTGTGAGGGAGGTGGCCAGATGAAGACATGGACAAGGTTTCTGGTTGCGGGGGTATGCGGCTGTGATGGTGCCAAATGCTTTGCCGTTTGCTGGCATGCACCATGTTGACTGGTTTAGGCTGGCGCCGGTCAGAGCATAGGTAACAGCCTCCATCCTGGAGTTCCTCCAGATGTTTGATGATGTGTGTGCCGCGGGGGGTGGTCACAGTCCGAACACCGAATGGAAGGGGCACCTATGCAgagattaaatattttttcacatctgTATACGTTACGTCTAGCTGTTATCAACCCATCAAGGAAGAATGTTATTACTACTTGTTAGcagaacaataaaaaataaaaataaaacactctcTGGAGCAGTAGGCAATGGAGGTATGCACTATCGTAAGTGGATTGTCCCTAGAGAAGATTAAAATTTACTCAACAGTGCTCAATCCAAAGTAAAATAGATAAAAGTGGATGAAGGTAAGGTTTTGTATGCCTAATGCCACTGCTTTGGAACAAAGGTAATCATACATTCCCCGTTTGAAAACTTGACACTTGTCTTACTAACCTTTTGTGAAAGGTCATCCAGCAGGGCATCAAAGCATTTGAAGCTGCGCTTGTGGATGGCCATCCTGACACCTCCAAACTGGCTATCCCCGCTTCTGTAGAAAGTGATTCTCTTAGCTGGTGTGGTGGTCTCCACGTGGGCGAGGCGCGAATTAGAAGGTGGTCGAGGCCTGGGTGTCGAGGCATCCTTAGATGCACGCTGAGGCTCCCACCTCCCTTCTTGGACAGACTGCATGCTGCACTTTCACATGCACCTGAGGGTTGCAGTAAAGGGCAACATTGAATCTAGATGACTTTTGAGATATTGTTCAGTCACATTTCCTTCTTTGCATATAACCAAGTTATTCATCTGGTTGAATTTTCCAATGTGCAATgaattaaacatattttttggtCAATAAACTCAAACTGTAATCACAACCGAAAACAGCAatatgaccacttgcacaatctaatgagttCTAATTTGCTATCGCTATtttaataatgctcagttttcatTGAAATTGTCAATGAGGTATTCATTAAACAATACATTAGCCGGGTTtacatgcagactttttatcattccgattgaagatctcaGGTCAACTCTTTAaatgtgacgtgatctattaCATGCACCACATTTAATCAAAAGAGCCATTTTACAGACGAGTGACATCCACAGATCTAACTAATCATCATGTTATTCATCAAGATGGAGATCAATTGTCTCTTTAGCACAGCAGTAGtgattgattttacattttgttaaaaCAACAGCTTGATAACAACAATTTACAAGTAGTTGAAAAACAAGAGCTCCAGCTGTTTTGAAGCCGCCATATTTTCAAGTACAGAAACGATGACCTCACTGCACATTTACATCAAGAAAGAGCATGTGCAGACAGAACCCATCTTGACTACTCCGATTGAACCGTACATACATGATTTTTGATCGGTTTGGGGAAaggaatattatatatataggaatattatataatatatgaaACCAAAAGAAATTCCATTCGGTTTCAGCCTTTTTAttcagtttgggcttctaacCTGATTCTAATAGCAATAAAAAGGCtccatgtaatatttttttttattgtgggtGTAGTTTGGACTCCATAAGATTAAGAGCTATTTCTACTATTTTAGTAaccttatttagctacatgacAGAATCAAAACACAACTCTTAGCATTTCAAACTAACCACTTCAAACTACAACCAcgttaataaatatattgtcaAATTAATACAATCAAATCAGAACTATTATCTTACAGGTTTTTGACACAGCTCTGTGTATTAGTGACCTTAACATTCCTTGGGTGAGATAAGAGGGCAAATCACTTCTCTTGGCTGCAGACAACCTAAACGTGACACTCAGCATCTTAATCCCTCCTAACACCCTTCCACCTAAAACACCACCAGGCTctctttttaaatggaaattAAATTTCACTTACCAATGTTTTAGTTGTTTCTTTAGTGGTACAAACCAAACATGCTACTCATGAGGCACATTTGGAAAACACATGTTTTCCTTTGCTTGTTATTAGACCTGGTTTATGAAGATGTGGGTGAAGGAGAGGAATAAAGAGTAATTCTGCAAACCATCTAAAGTAGAAACTCTATATAAATCCCTTGtacaaccaaaacaaagataatcacaGTTATTTATAGCATTAGCCTAACTCAGagaaaaatgcatgaaaaaaaatatggatgCTGTTCAAAACTAATACTACCTACCTGTACGTATTTACATGTAACAGCCCACTACTACCATAGGATTGACAGTTGATGCCTTTTTTGAACatattaacatccatccatccatttcctgtaccgctttgTCCTCAcccgggtcgcgggcgtgctggagactatcccagcaatctctgggcgggaggcagggtacaccctgaaccggtcgccagacaTTCGCAGACATCTTAACATGTCCAATAAAACAATTACGTTATCATTTCAGTTTTCAATAATTGGAACTTCTTGTCTTGCATTTCACACTTTTTCTACAAAgatctaataaaaaaataaaaaataaaaaatatggcaCTCACATTTTTAGGAAACATGGTCCAAACACAGTTTGAAAATGCCGTCGTGGAAAGCGCTTGATCTACCCAAAGGTCTGACCGGTCACATCAGACAGCAAGTTTTAACATAGTTATTTTCAAGCTATTGTATCTCTGCACTTTGAGTCATGAGCTGAGATGCTTCTTCAGCCCTTACATTAAAATGGCAGTCACTAATCGGGAAAATGGAGGAGGAGCATGAGGAGGGGTAAAGGAAGAGACAAGAGGAGGAGGCTAAGTATAGAAAGAAAAGCCTGCTTAAGAACCTGTGTGGAGGGAGGAGGGAGGTTGCTATGGTGAGGCCAAGATGGTGGAAAGACAAATGACGTTCCCATGTGACAGGATTTGATGCATATAATGTGCTATTTTAAACAtatcttaaaggtcccatgccatgtatttcttttctttttgatgtcctgttatcgggtttgcaagataatttgagTTACTAATGACCAGGATGcactttttcaagctattcttgTTGGTCTATTAGGCCTGGCGATTGAGACGGCCAGATTTCTCAATATTCAATATGTAAaaaagctttgctctgattggatcgctgttattcttaatttaaatatggaaaacagctctGCTCGGATTGGTCTTTGGTGATATCATGGCGTCTTGTGGCTTGTTGCAGCCAAGCGTTCATAGCAACGTCGTGTTTGTATCCTTCAATGTGGGGTCTAACTATAATTGcaaagcagaattcaccaagtgtTGGATTGTttggcccactaatagggaacgtgagctgaaagggcatgtggatgtaaatggataCTTTGAGAGGTTGGTCCTGTATGAGGGGCCGtgagggacattattcaggattagctctcacacttactattcaaatgctcccacacacacactactgaaaggctctcataaaccCTAGTCAAACGCGCTCATGAACACTTGTCAAATGCTCTTATAAACACCcgtcaaacactctcatactactcaaatgctcatGCGAGCATGTCACTGGCGCTCATGTGCATATAtcaatcacacacatgcacacgtcaTTGGCGCTCGCACATGCACGTCGATAATCAATCACGCTCACAGGCGAATTGTGTCAATCTTAATTAAGTTAGATAGTTCAATGCAAAAAGCGAAACTAATATTATAGAGATGCTCtgcacacagagtgaaataaaaatttaatcatgtaatatttcactctgagtgtgtgtagtctGTAGTGCATCGCTATTAcacgagtttcactttttgaattgaacttccTAACTAAATTAATCTTTTGACACTAATCTAATTTATAGAGCTGTacctctatttaattatttatttgattaggACAATCCTCATTAATCAACGCATCGGCAAAAAGGCATTCATTTAAGTATGCCAGACATAACTCAGTGGCTAAATTTCATCCTTGTCCTAAAGTGGATATCCgaaaacatacaataaaaagACAATACTTGTATGTTTTCACAAGTCCTGGGACCTCGGGTATTGAATTTCCTGCCATACCGTGTTTAACTGTGTATTGGGATGACAATAAAATTCCTTGAATCCTTTAaaacacctcattaggtacaccagcgaATCTTATATGCGACTATCCGGCCATCTGTCAGCAACGAACTGCATTCATTTCAT from the Phycodurus eques isolate BA_2022a chromosome 1, UOR_Pequ_1.1, whole genome shotgun sequence genome contains:
- the rp1l1a gene encoding uncharacterized protein rp1l1a, whose amino-acid sequence is MQSVQEGRWEPQRASKDASTPRPRPPSNSRLAHVETTTPAKRITFYRSGDSQFGGVRMAIHKRSFKCFDALLDDLSQKVPLPFGVRTVTTPRGTHIIKHLEELQDGGCYLCSDRRQPKPVNMVHASKRQSIWHHHSRIPPQPETLSMSSSGHLPHRHRQILLIKNTDPGMRRNLVLSRRSIRSMRAFLEEVSEVMQFHVRKIYTADGRKVDSVQSLMTCPGVLVCVGREALSPLLLKFLSKSSEEKLPVLSSRSPGLGPRTPGNGARSPGIQEARSSPYGAQSRASEFSEGQESKKSVNFGLETKKSIIHPRSDSSTRSTRFSLSSEKSFGNGVRAHLPQRPAILNDDIEKRVLVNKDGSLSVEMKVRFRLRNDETLQWSTQIGKSPSLTSDCCPPTHPHHPYLQNDQSESCSDCATFDRDYMNYSNQSLHHALDVSQCPCCYQMQGQQYNLWETPIKSHKHPPIPPPYISSHTHATIRQSHSSCSSSSCNSMRVVRCQAKFSNCGRVSNSEQSQFVQEETCVMEQVERRVEMGPNEDTNEVCMMSRCSSRSEVVTLDGNVRSLSERSVVDEPMEEEVDHPLSRVTSSSHVLQSFKEDQDVDDDLPPRASECSHRTKPSLNGHLNANQPVSHSTELDKLEDQDDKGSGTASPVSSCLCGAATPHIASEAAELDQTHRFSSNVRRASYRATKVVNQTNESEQIQSIVEALSGTSGQSGMSSVCPNCGGYKWVVTSNSSSRVSQKSCRTPQAPSNLTSSLENQENDNYCTNDDALSTQSNKTNLTAHGSVIPDVLESKASSAISRMSSPEPTKKEQERATAAITHKSNTSQKSVSTGAITANKIERSSSAVSGQSNKSNFSGTVKRSNITTTEEAEGGTCDKREAKPCISPKTVSGIRMNSPADNTALENTNSRSHSCLSGNSNVSIKSGKEDRPNSVLSTESSKSNISGKSKISCHKSTNSQYAIDEPKAVQPNEKEETDMCLENQKIGDNIPDCNTAEERATSALSANSTTSCQTTCTAGSPNLKEANVSSIEGNGNKSNDAKEQVASAISMKSNSSLGSCASQKSVYTKHLTSASQRPKLVTIKTPERVDKVSEATETTQKNGNDSVVGEEVEERNAQSKTSGHAYGQMLSPTGISSSQAYFQQARAASPSISSEVSGQSAFSVHSVTSSKSGSYKCQCVVALTLEEGKKKKVGEENEAKKDGDKMELNDIEGSRGTEQLSQNSSGSISLGLPDEHEMCDADSYKSCLSLRNDNHNKDRLRTATPNVQSILSHQSKVKESPKAGDVPTIEAPGSDGDVDNHPKNYICASPASSCNIKSINDNRTSSSLSSAGANVKNSKLSQQSDGDVKNVDPDNNGSKKSASRAEEKQNSLTNKAAGGHCSGLCSLMSDLAADAKVNGLKGDGIVKATDSGSVQSGKTSSSSKKVMSVRSSRQRNSRRCSKETCGESTMSAADILMDTKAMRQHCHQSRKASKASSEQHVEKIRRHQINRNQKDQGEGTEVTPACLPNASPSEVVSDWLRSIPSNSNIIALDELTEDGPGKELMAKAEAEVTDSNEEHTQTDKLDKTENVGDDKKEEECAAIDEGKNPDLTAGIGAIEASPQPSSPFISGKALPKNWRSSAAVMKVLLSSSLGRCRSLPEVSPVYGRRLSTSAKGLLDCLAQLQLIEPVGGQGCNKNEDRNRQYGDIIAILQSLWLTEPKDIETKDTGTEQGTPPRSSSGVGMSSGSGGSGKDHDHQGGDETLPKVSSHEDEAVEKGLGDGIEPQTSEIKEVFLKEQPFHSEEQIQVPSILESPKEGNPSSSDKSSANNSSNFSSTTPPTVLKASFSNKPSQDPDPVWVLHLLEKLEKEFMNHYIDAMAEFKVRWDLDDSLILDTMISELKDEVSHRIQSSINREMSKIQSRSGRGGKSPRPPKGANLSRESTMTEKRRRMLKVMKNQSVKTADSFSDGEMTAEFSDQRSDDDYCPCDACVRKKMAVRPLKMNPAAVDAPVMMEFDLLKILQLKKTPAAVPSSVSQPKDKCDDSVVIEEEVRSLEVVQEEEEEEELSEDFKTSLEETIPEDDDEDADEEVKCEGDEGEDEEVTGGREAGHSQISGEKLCTREETPEEADKTSDNMGGKGEKETEDEAETAEEGVGTVYNEEDSEGDKVDGVDTEEEERKVTEDSTNQDLEESTLLEEKENTSASAGAENEDEQEEEENDGTGESREEGESSQQERASQKRHSSNWDVFVTEGEKDDAEDSSTDAKHPSDNSPDESEYKTHGGEEVDGSTTADGALLHQFTRISVESQQGSSED